In Desulfovibrio sp., a single window of DNA contains:
- a CDS encoding cyclic nucleotide-binding domain-containing protein: MSTVRFESIPLFARLSPDEIDRVRPIFSERSFPPRTHVIVEGETGSEMFILVSGKVRIVKSMILPGIDIAALAGKDPSKVLATLTGEVQPLFGEMGLISDSPRSATVETLEAARFLVTDRERFFALVQADTGLGCKLLSALCERLADMVRSSNSEVMKLTTALTLLLSGKR, from the coding sequence ATGAGCACCGTCCGGTTCGAGTCCATTCCGCTCTTCGCGCGTTTAAGCCCTGATGAGATTGACCGGGTCAGACCAATATTTTCAGAACGGTCCTTTCCGCCCCGTACCCATGTGATAGTCGAGGGTGAAACCGGTAGCGAGATGTTCATCCTGGTTTCCGGAAAAGTACGTATCGTGAAATCCATGATTCTGCCGGGCATCGATATCGCCGCGTTGGCAGGGAAAGATCCGAGCAAGGTGCTGGCCACACTCACCGGCGAGGTGCAACCGCTTTTCGGCGAAATGGGGCTCATCTCGGACAGCCCCCGTTCCGCCACAGTGGAGACACTGGAAGCCGCACGTTTCCTGGTTACCGACCGCGAACGCTTTTTTGCGCTGGTGCAAGCTGACACCGGGCTTGGATGCAAGCTTTTGTCCGCCTTGTGCGAGCGCTTGGCGGATATGGTCCGTTCGTCCAATTCCGAGGTGATGAAGCTTACCACAGCCCTGACCCTGCTGCTTTCCGGCAAGCGGTGA
- a CDS encoding potassium channel protein encodes MRKIWTRWIDKPFALPLTLMGFILAVSAVGFVYYESLTQQEPVGFFEGLWWAVVTLFTVGYGDFAPKTVPGRILGMGVMAAGIGLVSTITGSLASAMVERRLKKRRGLLPVIVEGHILILGWNGHGSLLLERLRNMPGFTRLPVVIAADMEPAQYEEVSENLGLGSDSYFVRGSTVHKAVQERANPSKAKVAYILPREDIPPEEADSLSVLTALTFRSLAPQVTLYAEALHDQSREHLLRAGVTKALGREELTGKAMAFLAAHPVMHDVLYALLSSKDNGMLRYRTLSAEEKSHGWPAVIRTSLEKTGQLPFAVCRLPRELKLSDVLDTSQALDSYIMELFQAAGKDAALASQSPQVVLNPGPEVDLATFDGVIFLGRTP; translated from the coding sequence ATGAGAAAGATCTGGACGAGGTGGATTGACAAGCCTTTCGCCCTGCCGCTCACCCTCATGGGGTTTATTCTGGCGGTCTCGGCGGTTGGATTCGTCTACTATGAGTCCCTCACCCAACAGGAGCCCGTGGGCTTCTTCGAGGGTCTGTGGTGGGCCGTGGTCACTCTGTTCACGGTGGGCTACGGAGACTTCGCACCCAAAACCGTGCCCGGAAGGATTTTGGGCATGGGCGTCATGGCTGCCGGAATCGGCCTGGTGTCCACCATCACCGGGTCGCTCGCATCGGCCATGGTGGAGCGCAGGCTCAAAAAGCGACGGGGGCTATTGCCGGTGATCGTCGAAGGGCACATCCTCATTCTGGGCTGGAACGGCCATGGAAGCCTTCTGCTGGAACGCCTCCGCAACATGCCCGGCTTTACGCGTCTGCCGGTGGTGATCGCCGCGGACATGGAGCCCGCCCAGTACGAGGAGGTGTCAGAGAACCTGGGGCTCGGCTCCGATTCCTATTTCGTGCGGGGCAGCACCGTTCACAAGGCCGTGCAGGAACGCGCCAACCCTTCCAAGGCCAAGGTGGCGTACATTCTTCCCCGAGAAGACATCCCCCCTGAGGAAGCCGACAGTTTGAGCGTCCTGACCGCCCTCACCTTCAGGTCCCTGGCCCCGCAAGTCACCCTGTATGCAGAGGCCCTGCACGACCAGAGCCGGGAGCATCTGCTCAGGGCCGGGGTCACCAAGGCTCTCGGCCGCGAGGAACTCACCGGCAAGGCCATGGCATTCCTGGCAGCCCACCCGGTGATGCACGACGTTCTCTACGCCCTGCTCTCGAGCAAAGACAATGGAATGCTGCGCTACAGAACGTTGTCTGCCGAGGAAAAGTCGCACGGCTGGCCTGCGGTCATCCGCACGAGCCTCGAAAAAACCGGACAGCTCCCATTCGCGGTTTGCCGTCTGCCCCGTGAACTCAAGCTGAGCGACGTTCTCGATACTTCTCAAGCTCTGGACAGCTACATCATGGAACTGTTCCAGGCCGCCGGCAAAGACGCCGCCTTGGCCAGCCAGAGCCCGCAGGTGGTTCTCAATCCAGGCCCCGAGGTCGACCTGGCAACATTTGACGGCGTCATCTTCCTGGGCCGCACGCCATGA